In the Pseudoalteromonas undina genome, one interval contains:
- a CDS encoding 3'-5' exonuclease translates to MVKQLITRYLKRRHLLAQSALKQRYLVIDLELTGLDPKQHEIVSVAWVLIENQCIKNSQSQHIVNKEVKSLEQSPVFHGISTDSVAQGQSLQSILMSLSAHFSDCILVFHNAMLDWGFLKLALKNAGITQRPKLIIDTLQIEKKRLLQHASDIKLDDLTLNECRNRYDLPSYHCHHALTDAQATAELLLAQCHQISRGKELQLRSII, encoded by the coding sequence ATGGTTAAGCAGCTTATTACGCGGTACTTAAAGCGTCGCCATTTGCTTGCGCAAAGTGCTTTAAAGCAACGTTATTTAGTGATTGATTTGGAATTAACAGGGCTTGATCCTAAACAACATGAAATTGTCTCGGTTGCTTGGGTACTGATTGAGAATCAATGTATCAAAAACAGTCAATCGCAGCATATCGTTAATAAAGAGGTTAAAAGCCTAGAGCAAAGCCCTGTTTTTCACGGCATTAGTACTGATTCGGTGGCACAAGGGCAAAGCCTACAGAGTATTTTAATGTCTTTAAGCGCTCACTTTAGTGACTGCATTTTAGTATTTCATAATGCCATGCTCGACTGGGGCTTTTTAAAGTTAGCACTAAAAAATGCAGGGATCACCCAGCGGCCTAAGCTGATCATCGATACCTTACAAATAGAAAAAAAGCGTTTACTGCAACACGCAAGCGATATAAAGTTAGATGATTTAACCTTAAATGAATGCCGTAATCGCTACGATTTACCAAGTTATCATTGTCATCATGCGCTTACCGATGCACAAGCGACCGCCGAATTACTGCTAGCTCAGTGCCATCAAATAAGCCGTGGTAAAGAGCTGCAATTGAGGTCAATAATTTAA
- a CDS encoding SIMPL domain-containing protein, which translates to MKLISAIFIILLPLITFANSGVPANRHISVHGTAEVLVEPDMAQIIFEVKSIEDTLLEAKRDLDGRISVLLEELDKYAFGQGDVHISGLKSKVYTKVGTESGVALSDNYLALKTVKVTLKDIKKVDEFIDFTQRLQIDNIKKINGLSSKATQLEAEATQLAIDNAKAKGNKLAQSFGAELGNVYSISANSSSSDYDASGVKHIVLSSHRNSMATRNNENPFTQQQYLGARISVKASINVVFDLKLK; encoded by the coding sequence ATGAAACTTATCAGTGCTATTTTTATTATCTTACTTCCTCTTATTACATTTGCTAATTCAGGCGTGCCAGCTAATCGTCATATTTCTGTGCATGGCACAGCTGAGGTATTAGTTGAGCCAGATATGGCTCAAATTATATTTGAAGTAAAAAGCATTGAAGATACATTACTTGAGGCTAAACGTGACCTTGATGGCCGGATCAGCGTGTTACTTGAAGAATTAGATAAATACGCTTTTGGGCAAGGTGATGTTCATATATCGGGTTTAAAAAGCAAGGTATACACTAAGGTTGGTACAGAATCTGGGGTTGCTTTAAGCGATAATTATTTAGCTCTGAAAACAGTTAAAGTCACATTAAAAGATATTAAAAAAGTCGATGAGTTTATTGATTTTACTCAACGCTTACAAATAGACAATATCAAAAAAATTAATGGTTTATCCTCCAAGGCCACGCAGTTAGAGGCAGAGGCAACACAACTAGCAATTGATAACGCAAAAGCGAAGGGAAATAAGCTCGCTCAGTCTTTTGGTGCTGAACTTGGCAACGTTTATAGTATTAGTGCAAATTCCAGTAGCTCAGATTACGACGCGAGCGGTGTTAAGCACATTGTTTTATCTAGCCACAGAAATAGCATGGCTACTAGAAATAACGAGAACCCATTTACGCAGCAGCAATATTTAGGTGCAAGAATAAGCGTTAAAGCATCAATAAATGTGGTGTTTGATTTAAAACTAAAATAG
- the epd gene encoding erythrose-4-phosphate dehydrogenase encodes MAIKLAINGFGRIGRNIVRALYESGLSDEIKIVAINELADPEAIAHLLKYDTSHGRFTFPVKLGEDTISVADDTIALFCEENPVELPWQTLDVDVVLECTGVYHSREHAQLHIAAGAKKVLFSHPADNDVDATIVYGINDDELKNEHTIVSNGSCTTNCVVPVIKVLDDAFGIESGAITTIHASMNDQQVIDAYHHDLRRTRAASQSIIPVDTKLARGIDRILPKFKGRFEAIAVRVPTINVTAMDLSVTVNTDVDLSAVNSALKAQAKDRLEGILSYTEEPLVSVDFNHDPHSCIIDGTQTRVSHKRLIKLLVWCDNEWGFANRMLDTARAMMAFK; translated from the coding sequence ATGGCAATCAAACTTGCAATTAATGGTTTTGGTCGTATTGGTCGAAATATTGTCCGTGCACTATACGAATCAGGCTTAAGCGACGAGATCAAAATTGTTGCAATTAACGAACTAGCCGACCCTGAAGCTATTGCCCATTTATTAAAATACGACACCTCTCATGGTCGTTTTACTTTTCCAGTTAAACTAGGTGAAGACACTATCAGCGTTGCTGATGACACCATTGCGTTATTTTGTGAAGAAAATCCAGTTGAATTACCGTGGCAAACGCTAGATGTTGACGTGGTACTTGAATGTACTGGCGTGTACCACTCACGTGAGCATGCACAGTTACATATTGCCGCAGGTGCTAAAAAAGTGTTGTTTTCCCATCCTGCTGATAATGATGTAGATGCCACCATTGTATATGGCATAAACGACGATGAGTTGAAAAACGAGCATACTATTGTCTCTAATGGTTCGTGTACCACCAACTGCGTTGTTCCTGTTATTAAAGTACTCGATGATGCCTTTGGTATTGAGTCTGGCGCTATTACAACTATTCATGCGTCAATGAACGATCAGCAAGTGATTGATGCGTATCACCATGATTTACGCCGAACTCGTGCCGCCAGCCAATCTATTATTCCGGTAGACACAAAATTAGCCCGTGGTATCGACCGTATTTTACCTAAATTTAAAGGCCGCTTTGAGGCTATTGCCGTTCGTGTACCGACTATTAATGTGACCGCCATGGATTTAAGTGTCACGGTAAATACCGATGTAGATTTAAGTGCGGTTAATAGTGCGCTTAAAGCACAAGCTAAAGATAGGCTTGAGGGTATTTTAAGTTACACCGAAGAGCCACTGGTATCGGTTGATTTTAACCACGATCCCCATTCTTGTATTATAGATGGCACACAGACACGTGTTAGTCATAAACGGCTGATAAAATTACTAGTTTGGTGTGATAATGAGTGGGGGTTTGCGAATCGCATGCTTGATACCGCTCGTGCTATGATGGCATTTAAGTAA
- a CDS encoding phosphoglycerate kinase — MSVIKMADLDLNGKRVLIREDLNVPVKAGKVTSDARIRAALPTIKLALEKGAKVMVMSHLGRPTEGQYEDEFSLAPVVDYLNDALEQTVRLEKDYLNGVDVADNEVVVFENVRFNEGEKKDDEALSKQLAALCDVYVMDAFGTAHRAQASTHGVGLFADVACAGPLLSAELDALGKALDNPARPLVAIVGGSKVSTKLTVLDSLSKIVDQLVTGGGIANTFIAAAGHPVGKSLYEADLMDEANRLCAAAKANDGEIPVPTDVVVGNEFSESAVATLKDVSEVTSDDMIFDIGPDTANQLAKIIANAGTVVWNGPVGVFEFDQFGNGTRAIAKAIADSSAFSIAGGGDTLAAIDKYGISDKVSYISTGGGAFLEFLEGKKLPAVAMLESRAK; from the coding sequence ATGTCGGTCATAAAAATGGCAGATTTAGATTTAAACGGCAAGCGTGTATTAATTCGTGAAGATTTAAATGTACCCGTTAAAGCAGGTAAAGTGACGTCAGACGCACGTATTCGTGCTGCACTACCTACTATCAAACTTGCGCTAGAAAAAGGTGCAAAAGTGATGGTTATGTCACACCTAGGCCGTCCTACGGAAGGGCAATACGAAGACGAATTTTCATTAGCACCCGTTGTTGATTACTTAAATGATGCACTTGAGCAAACTGTTCGCCTAGAAAAAGATTACTTAAACGGCGTTGATGTTGCAGATAACGAAGTGGTTGTTTTTGAAAACGTACGTTTTAACGAAGGCGAGAAAAAAGACGACGAAGCCTTATCAAAGCAACTCGCTGCATTATGTGATGTTTACGTAATGGATGCCTTTGGTACTGCGCATCGCGCACAAGCGTCAACCCATGGTGTGGGTCTGTTTGCTGATGTAGCGTGTGCCGGCCCATTATTATCGGCTGAACTAGACGCCTTAGGCAAAGCACTTGATAACCCAGCCCGTCCGTTAGTGGCGATTGTGGGTGGTTCTAAAGTATCAACTAAATTAACCGTACTTGATTCGTTATCTAAAATTGTTGATCAGCTTGTTACCGGCGGTGGTATTGCCAATACCTTTATTGCAGCTGCTGGTCATCCTGTAGGTAAGTCGCTTTATGAGGCTGATTTAATGGATGAAGCAAATCGTTTATGCGCTGCAGCGAAAGCCAACGATGGCGAAATACCGGTACCGACAGATGTTGTTGTGGGTAATGAGTTTTCAGAGTCAGCTGTAGCCACACTTAAAGATGTAAGTGAAGTCACCAGCGACGATATGATTTTTGATATTGGCCCTGATACCGCTAATCAACTTGCAAAAATTATTGCTAATGCGGGCACTGTTGTATGGAATGGCCCAGTGGGTGTGTTTGAGTTTGATCAATTTGGTAATGGCACTCGCGCTATTGCAAAAGCGATTGCTGATTCAAGCGCATTTTCTATTGCTGGTGGTGGTGACACCCTAGCGGCAATTGATAAGTATGGCATTAGTGATAAAGTATCGTATATCTCTACAGGTGGTGGTGCGTTCTTAGAGTTTTTAGAAGGCAAAAAACTACCTGCAGTTGCAATGCTAGAATCACGCGCTAAATAA